A genomic window from Thermanaerothrix sp. includes:
- a CDS encoding bifunctional enoyl-CoA hydratase/phosphate acetyltransferase — translation MLRSYDEVLKRVSEGSPVTLAVAAAEDREVLECVAMAKGMGLCDALLVGDPERIAPLAEEVGLKDFEVIPDPDPVSAALTASDAVRNRRAQVLMKGLVNTSDFMRGVLNPDKGLRTGNLISHLSVFQIPGEERLVFHSDGGINIAPDLEAKRGILRNALGALRALGYQRPNVALLAANEQVNPKMQATVDAAALVEEWKSGAFGDCVVEGPIALDVAVSPEAARHKGIDSKITGQVDLFLMPNIEAGNVAGKSLIYYANAQMAGLVLGAASPIVLTSRSETARGKLYSIALACLVSQGSGSL, via the coding sequence TCCGGTGACATTGGCGGTGGCGGCGGCGGAGGACCGGGAGGTTTTGGAGTGCGTGGCCATGGCCAAGGGGATGGGGCTTTGCGACGCCCTCTTGGTGGGGGACCCGGAGCGCATAGCGCCGCTGGCGGAGGAGGTGGGGCTCAAGGACTTTGAGGTCATCCCGGATCCGGACCCTGTGTCCGCGGCGCTGACCGCCTCGGATGCGGTAAGAAACCGCAGGGCCCAGGTGCTGATGAAGGGGCTTGTAAACACCAGCGACTTCATGCGGGGGGTTTTAAACCCCGATAAGGGCCTTAGGACCGGAAACCTCATAAGCCACCTGTCGGTGTTCCAGATACCAGGCGAGGAGAGGCTGGTGTTCCACTCCGACGGGGGTATAAACATAGCCCCCGACCTGGAGGCCAAGAGGGGGATACTTCGGAACGCCCTTGGGGCCTTGAGGGCCCTTGGGTACCAGCGGCCCAACGTGGCGCTCCTGGCGGCGAACGAGCAGGTGAACCCCAAGATGCAGGCCACGGTGGACGCCGCGGCGCTGGTGGAGGAGTGGAAGTCCGGGGCCTTTGGGGACTGCGTGGTGGAGGGGCCCATAGCCTTGGACGTGGCGGTGTCCCCTGAGGCCGCAAGGCACAAGGGCATAGACAGCAAGATAACCGGCCAGGTGGACCTGTTCCTCATGCCCAACATAGAGGCGGGCAACGTGGCGGGGAAGAGCCTCATCTACTACGCCAATGCCCAGATGGCGGGGCTTGTCCTTGGGGCCGCGTCCCCCATAGTGCTGACCTCCCGGTCCGAGACCGCAAGGGGGAAGCTTTACTCCATAGCCCTGGCCTGTCTGGTGTCCCAGGGAAGCGGAAGTCTCTAG
- the iorA gene encoding indolepyruvate ferredoxin oxidoreductase subunit alpha has translation MAKKAILTGNEAIARGAWEAGLHVAAAYPGTPSTEILENLSQYKDVYSEWSPNEKVALEVASGASLGGARALAAMKHVGVNVAADPFFTMAYIGVNGGLVLISADDPGLFSSQNEQDNRWYAPHAKVPMLEPSDSQECKDFIKAAFEISERFDTPVLFRVTTRVCHSKGVVELADREERPIREYQRDIRKTLMAPSSAKARHYVVEERLKALRDFSNRCPYNRIEWGTHREVGVIASGIGYQHAREVFGERASYLKIGFSYPLPDEMIRAFAKCVDRIYVVEENEPYIEGFVKQLGIQCVGRELLPSVDELSPAVVRRAFVSSEPPAVTAPDCEIPGRPPVLCAGCPHRGIFYAMSRVKDKVVTSDIGCYTLGAMEPLNVGDTVICMGASVSAGVGFQKVQQLAGRKGKVFGVIGDSTFFHSGITGLIDSVYNKVPLALVIVDNRITAMTGHQENPGTGRTLMGEETVSLDIEALCVACGVKRENLVVVDPYDYKACEGAVKAAEASEEPFVIITRRPCALVKDVQRARAGVHCVVDQSKCVKCKSCLRPGCPAIAMKDGIITIDVAQCNGCGLCMQLCPKGAISREGEVNE, from the coding sequence TTGGCCAAAAAGGCGATACTGACGGGGAACGAGGCCATAGCCCGGGGGGCCTGGGAGGCGGGGCTTCACGTGGCGGCCGCGTATCCTGGGACCCCCAGCACGGAGATACTGGAGAACCTGTCCCAGTACAAGGATGTCTACTCCGAGTGGTCTCCAAACGAGAAGGTGGCCCTGGAGGTGGCCAGCGGTGCGTCCCTGGGAGGGGCCAGGGCCCTGGCGGCCATGAAGCACGTTGGGGTGAACGTGGCGGCGGATCCGTTCTTCACCATGGCCTACATAGGGGTGAACGGCGGTTTGGTGCTCATCTCCGCCGACGACCCGGGGCTTTTCAGCTCCCAGAACGAGCAGGACAACCGATGGTACGCCCCCCACGCCAAGGTGCCCATGCTGGAGCCATCGGACAGCCAGGAGTGCAAGGACTTCATAAAGGCCGCCTTCGAGATATCCGAGCGGTTTGACACCCCGGTTCTCTTCCGGGTCACCACCCGGGTGTGTCACAGCAAGGGGGTTGTGGAGCTTGCGGATAGGGAGGAGCGGCCCATAAGGGAGTACCAGCGGGACATAAGGAAGACGTTGATGGCCCCCTCCTCCGCCAAGGCCAGGCACTACGTGGTGGAGGAGCGGCTAAAGGCCTTGCGGGACTTCTCCAACCGCTGTCCATACAACCGCATAGAGTGGGGGACCCACCGGGAGGTTGGGGTGATAGCCAGCGGCATAGGCTATCAGCACGCGAGGGAGGTCTTCGGCGAAAGGGCCAGCTACCTTAAGATAGGTTTCTCCTATCCCCTGCCGGACGAGATGATAAGGGCCTTCGCCAAGTGCGTGGATAGGATATACGTGGTGGAGGAGAACGAGCCCTACATAGAGGGCTTCGTTAAGCAGCTTGGGATCCAGTGCGTGGGGAGGGAGCTTTTGCCCTCCGTGGACGAGCTGTCCCCAGCGGTGGTGCGCCGGGCCTTCGTGTCCTCCGAGCCCCCGGCTGTTACCGCCCCGGACTGCGAGATACCGGGACGCCCGCCGGTGCTTTGCGCCGGCTGTCCCCACCGGGGCATCTTCTACGCCATGAGCCGGGTGAAGGACAAGGTGGTGACCAGCGACATAGGCTGCTACACCCTTGGGGCCATGGAGCCCCTCAACGTGGGGGACACGGTGATATGCATGGGGGCTTCGGTCTCGGCGGGGGTTGGGTTCCAGAAGGTGCAGCAGCTGGCTGGGCGGAAGGGCAAGGTGTTCGGGGTCATCGGGGACTCCACCTTCTTCCACTCGGGCATCACGGGGCTCATAGACTCGGTGTACAACAAGGTGCCCCTGGCGCTGGTGATAGTGGACAACCGGATAACCGCCATGACGGGGCATCAGGAGAACCCGGGCACCGGCCGCACCTTGATGGGGGAGGAGACCGTGTCCTTGGACATAGAGGCCCTGTGCGTGGCCTGCGGGGTGAAGAGGGAGAACCTGGTGGTGGTGGACCCCTACGACTACAAGGCCTGCGAGGGGGCGGTGAAGGCGGCGGAGGCCTCTGAGGAGCCCTTCGTGATAATAACCCGCCGTCCATGCGCCCTCGTAAAGGACGTGCAGAGGGCCCGGGCGGGGGTGCACTGCGTGGTGGACCAGTCCAAGTGCGTCAAGTGCAAGTCCTGTTTGAGGCCCGGATGCCCCGCCATAGCCATGAAGGACGGGATCATAACCATAGACGTGGCCCAGTGCAACGGGTGCGGCCTTTGCATGCAGCTATGCCCCAAGGGGGCCATCTCGAGGGAGGGCGAGGTCAATGAGTAG
- a CDS encoding indolepyruvate oxidoreductase subunit beta: protein MSSNSTKSILLVGVGGQGTILASKVLSEGLMRMGYDVKMSEIHGMSQRGGSVTTHVRYGSKVYSPVISEGEADILVAFEKLEAARWLTYLKDGGALVVNDYEIYPVPVLLGQARYPEDLNGMFRRKVKDVKIFDAGKVAQDLGNVKAQNVVLLGALIKAMGLDSINWEEVLAEVVPPRFLELNVKALRAGMEL from the coding sequence ATGAGTAGTAACTCCACCAAGAGCATTCTCCTGGTCGGCGTGGGCGGGCAGGGTACCATACTGGCCTCCAAGGTCCTCTCCGAGGGCCTCATGCGGATGGGGTACGACGTTAAGATGTCGGAGATCCACGGCATGTCCCAGCGGGGCGGCAGCGTCACCACCCACGTCCGCTACGGCTCCAAGGTGTACTCTCCGGTCATATCCGAGGGTGAGGCGGACATACTGGTGGCCTTTGAGAAGCTTGAGGCCGCCAGGTGGCTTACGTATCTTAAGGACGGCGGGGCGCTGGTGGTGAACGACTACGAGATATACCCGGTGCCGGTCCTTTTGGGGCAGGCCAGGTACCCCGAGGACCTGAACGGCATGTTCCGCCGGAAGGTTAAGGACGTCAAGATATTCGACGCCGGAAAGGTGGCCCAGGACCTCGGAAACGTGAAGGCCCAGAACGTGGTGCTCCTTGGGGCGCTCATAAAGGCCATGGGGCTTGACTCCATAAACTGGGAGGAGGTCCTGGCGGAGGTGGTGCCCCCCAGGTTCCTGGAGCTTAACGTCAAGGCCCTAAGGGCGGGCATGGAGCTTTAA